A single window of Candidatus Ozemobacteraceae bacterium DNA harbors:
- a CDS encoding gamma-glutamyl-gamma-aminobutyrate hydrolase family protein, which translates to MSGSSARSSVNGYLRVILLLIVAFFFCRQGPVGNASSGISRSTPSIGILSIRPLPANSPSNPDDPQLLRRYRDAVSSWGAEIVPLTPSDPASETAARLQRIDGLLIPGGDDVDPMLYGERPHPKLEKVNRVFDEFELTALETAEKRGIPVLGICRGHQIMNVFRGGTLWQDIPAQAASESGVPHRLRIDGHSAICTHTIRIEPESLLAELLSSPTVEVNSYHHQAVKKLGNSLRITASSVDGIVEAIETTSGPFFTGVQFHPEKMLPDRAEFGRLFETFVDAARRFRAIEDNLR; encoded by the coding sequence ATGAGCGGTTCGAGTGCCAGGAGTTCCGTCAACGGTTATCTGAGAGTCATTCTGCTGCTGATCGTCGCCTTTTTCTTCTGCCGGCAGGGACCGGTGGGCAACGCATCATCAGGGATTTCCCGATCAACTCCCAGCATCGGCATACTCTCGATCAGGCCGCTGCCGGCGAATTCGCCGTCCAATCCTGATGACCCGCAGCTGCTTCGGCGGTATCGGGACGCGGTTTCGAGCTGGGGCGCCGAGATCGTTCCGCTCACGCCGTCGGATCCGGCCTCTGAAACGGCCGCCCGTCTTCAGCGGATCGACGGACTACTGATTCCCGGTGGCGACGACGTCGATCCGATGCTGTATGGGGAACGGCCGCACCCGAAGCTCGAAAAGGTGAACCGCGTCTTCGACGAGTTCGAACTGACGGCGCTCGAAACGGCCGAAAAGCGCGGGATCCCGGTTTTGGGCATCTGCCGGGGACACCAGATCATGAACGTGTTCCGCGGCGGGACGCTGTGGCAGGATATTCCGGCCCAGGCGGCATCGGAAAGCGGCGTTCCGCACCGGTTGCGGATCGACGGCCATTCCGCCATCTGCACGCACACCATCCGGATCGAACCGGAAAGCCTTCTCGCCGAACTGCTGTCATCACCCACCGTCGAGGTGAACTCGTATCATCACCAGGCGGTGAAGAAGCTGGGCAACAGCCTTCGGATCACTGCAAGCTCCGTCGACGGCATCGTCGAAGCGATCGAAACGACGTCCGGCCCCTTTTTCACGGGGGTCCAGTTCCACCCCGAGAAGATGCTCCCGGATCGAGCCGAGTTCGGCCGTCTCTTCGAAACGTTCGTCGACGCCGCCCGCCGATTCCGGGCCATAGAAGACAACCTTCGCTGA